Below is a genomic region from Castanea sativa cultivar Marrone di Chiusa Pesio chromosome 2, ASM4071231v1.
TAGAATACCTGTTGATAATTCCCAACTCTGAGCAGTATTGTtggaaagccttgctatcaaattgcaGTCCATTGTTCGATATGAGAACTTTAGGCATGCCAAACTGCGTCATGAGATTCCTCCACACAAATCTCTAAACATCAGCATTCTGGATGTTGGTTAGGGGCTCGGTTTCGACCTACTTGGTATAGTCAGTCCCTACCATGAGCCATCTTCTGCTACTTGTTACCTTAGGAAAGGGTCCCattgtctaacccccattgggCAAACGACCATGGGCTAGATATTGGATTGAGGAGACCCCTGGGCTAATAGATGCTTGGAGTGAACTtttggcattgatcacactttttAGAGAACTCTTGTGCTTGCTTTTGCATGTTCAGGCACTAATACCCCTAAGTAAGGGCTATGTTCAGGCACTAGAGACCTTCCTTTTGTATGGCTTCCACATATtccttcatgtaactcttctAGAAGTACCTTGACTACCTCAGGATGCACACACAGTAGATTGGGTCCTGAGTACGACCTTTTGTACAACTTCCCTTTTTCAGATACCCAATACGGGGGGGATCTACGTCTGACCtgtttagcttcttttttatctttggATAGGATCCCTTTTCAGAGGTAAGTTACAAGAGGATCAATCCAACTAGTGAATGGGTGGATACTTAAGATTAAAGCCTTTTTAGAAGGGGAATCACTAGAGAAAGGTAAGAGCTTAACAGATATGATCCTCAAGAGAGGATTGGCCACGGATGAGGCTAGTGTAGCTAGAGTGTCAGCGTTGCTATTGTTGCCCCTAGAGACTTGTGAAATTTCCACTTTCTTAAATTGATGCTTTAGGATCCCGACCTCTTTCAAGTagctcatcatcctttgatcCTTACAAGAAATCTAACCTTTTGAGTAACGCTTGCAAGGGGTGCTTGGTTAACACGACTACTGTGTGGGCTTGAAAGTAGTGGGGCAGTTTTCGAGCAGCGTAGATTATTGCTAGCGCCACTTTTTCTAGGGGGAGATAATGTGTTTCGGCTTCCATCAGAGTTTAACTAACATAAAATATTGGCTTTTGAACTCCTTGATCTAATCTTAATATGACAACACTTACCGCATGATTTGTCACAGCTAAATACATATATAGTGTCTCCCCGGCCATTCGTCTAGACAAAATTGGAGTCCGAGACAAATACAGCTTCAGCTTATAAATGCTTACTGACGTTCATCCGCCTATTGAAAGTCCTTCCAATCTTCAGTAATTGAAAGAAAAGCCTGCACTTATCTACGGATCGTGAAATGAATCGATTGAGAGTTGCAGACATTCCGGTAAGCCATTGGACCTCTTTGGGATTCCTCGAGGACTTTAGATTTTGTAATGCTACAATTTGGTCCGGTTTAACTTCAACCTGGTGAGTAACCAAATAACCTAGAAACTTTCTCGAGTTGACTCCAAAGACACATTTAGAGGCATTCAATTTCAATCGAGGTCAGAAAGTTGATCCTTCACGaccttactcttcaccaccatatcatctatataagCCTTCATATTCCTTCCAATTGCTTCCTGAACATCTTAGTAACCATTCTTTGATATGTGAAGCCtgcattcttcaacccgaatggcatgactttttaatgaaaatttattgtagGGGTAATAAAAGAGATTTTCTCTTGGTCCTTGGGAGCCAAAGCTATTTGATGGTATCTTCgaaaagcatcaagaaaactcatcctaGGGTGTCTAAAAGTCGCATCAACAAGCTGGTCTATCTTAGGTACTGGAAAAGGGTGTTTTGGACATGCTTTGTTTAAATCCTTGAAGTTTACACATACTCGCtactttctatttttctttttcagtacTACCATGTTAGCAAACCATTTAGGGTAATAGACCTCTTGGATTGGCCCAGCTTCTTTAACTCTATCCATTTCTTCTTTCACTGCTCTAGCATGGATATCCAAAGACCTGCAAGGTCTCTACTTCTTCGAAGGGCATTGGGGGTCGACGTTAAGTCGATTACATATGAATTCTAGATCTACTCTGGGCACCCCATATGGACTCCATGCGAATACATCCGTATTGTTTATTAAAAACAGTATTAGCTTTACTTTCTCTGAGATAGGGAGACTCGCTCCTACCTGGAAGTACTTGACCCCGAGGTCGATGGATATCTTTTCTAATCACTCACATATGTCCTTGGGTGGAAACTGTAGCTGCTATAACGAAATCGTTGGTTTAATCTCCTCCTTCTGTTTGTGTCCCAAGGTGGCTATCTTGCATCTCCTTGCCATACTTTGATCTCCGCGAATTTCTACAATACCTTGCtaggttttgaattttaccctcTAATGCAAAGATGAGGGTTTGCACCCATGGAATGAATCCAAGGGTGTCTGAGGATCATCGTATAAGGGGAATAAGAGTGTATCACGATAAAGTTGACCAATTCTTTTCTTCCTCCCACCTCCCCCAGCAACGTCACCTTTTCTGCTAGCGTGACCACAGTTCCATCAAAGGCTACCAAAGGGTTGTTATACTTGGTCAAACCATTAGAAGTAAGGCCTAGTCCTTCATATAGATCAGGATACATTATCTCCATCTCGTTTCCTTGATCTATCATGACCCTTCTAACATCAAAGCTCCCAATCCACAGTGTCACCACTAATGCGTCTTCATGGAGTTGAATAGTGCCTTCCAAGTCTTTCCCCGTAAAACCAATGCTTTCATCTTCCCATCATCCCATCTTAGAGGTGGGAAAATCCATTTCAGGGTCTCAAACTGAAGCTACAACCATGACCTAAAGTGAAGTTGGTATGGTTTCAATCTGTTTCCTGGCCGTATGTATCACATCTATGAGCCCCCCGAGCTAGAGTCGAGGTTCTTGAGGTGCTAACCCCTTTAAGGTCTTGTGGCTGAGGATCTTCCCATATCATGAATTATTTCAAGTATCTTGCTTTCTCAAGATGGTTCAAATGGTCCTTTAAGGTTTGCTAGTCCTCGGTTGTGTGCCCCCAGTCCTGATGATATGAATAGTAAAGGCTTTAGTTCTTTCTTGTAACATTTCCACTCATCTTGTTTGGCCAACAAAAGTAGGGCTCGTTCTTTATCTTCTCCACAATTCGATATAAGAGCTCCTTGCATAATGAGCTAGCCGTCTCAAACCTTGGCTACTGAACCTGAGGAAAAAAGTCCTTTCGGGGTTGAGGAGTTTGATTTGCCTTAACCTCTTTCTTCTCCGTGGTAGGTACCTTGGCTTTATCCTTATCCTGCAATTGGTCATCTTCTAACCTCTTGTATTCCTCTACCAGCTCCATAAACTTATTCATGTCCATAACTGGCTTTAAAGTTGACGAAGCTCTCAAGTTGAAATCAATAGGGAGCCATACTTTGAATGTGCTAGTTGAAATCCCTCCATTGTCTCCCCTGATCTCATTATATAACTCCCAATAGCGATCTGAATAAGCCCTAAAGGTTTCCTCCTCCTTCATGGACATGGTGAGGATTCTACTACATGTCACAAACTGTGCTTCGAATGCTCTAATTAGCTCATCATATCCTTGGATGGACCATTTTTCCaatccatcaaaccatctcattaTAATTGGCCCCAAACTGGAAGGGAATATCTTGCACATCAGAGCTTTGTTTCTAGAGTATGTGGCCATACTTTGATTGTAATGGTTGACATGCTCCACGGGATTGGTTTTGCCGTCATATTTTGTGAAGGTTGGCCTTGTAAATTTGAGCGACAGATCTGTTTTTTCAATTTCCCCTGAGAATGGGGACTGAGATATCTACTGCAAAGCTTTGCTCATGGCATCAATACTAGAAGCTTGAGGT
It encodes:
- the LOC142625219 gene encoding uncharacterized protein LOC142625219, whose amino-acid sequence is MATYSRNKALMCKIFPSSLGPIIMRWFDGLEKWSIQGYDELIRAFEAQFVTCSRILTMSMKEEETFRAYSDRYWELYNEIRGDNGGISTSTFKVWLPIDFNLRASSTLKPVMDMNKFMELVEEYKRLEDDQLQDKDKAKVPTTEKKEVKANQTPQPRKDFFPQVQ